In Amycolatopsis endophytica, the following are encoded in one genomic region:
- a CDS encoding MaoC/PaaZ C-terminal domain-containing protein: MGKEIPRQGLLYEDLSVGLSFRSPGRTITDADVIGFAGLTGDYSEVHTSDVYARASQFGRRIAHGMLGLAYAHGLMWPRTELLRGTAIAFLGIKDWRFVAPIFLGDTIFVNYSVADMRDSKSKPDQAIVTFDVEVVDQDGRVCQRGQKVELLSKVPLDGVTASERTAG; the protein is encoded by the coding sequence ATGGGCAAGGAGATCCCGCGTCAGGGGCTGCTGTACGAAGACCTGTCGGTCGGGCTCTCGTTCCGCAGTCCGGGTCGCACGATCACCGACGCGGACGTGATCGGGTTCGCCGGGCTCACCGGGGATTATTCCGAGGTGCACACGAGCGACGTCTATGCGCGGGCGAGCCAGTTCGGGCGGCGTATCGCTCACGGGATGCTCGGGCTGGCCTACGCCCACGGTCTGATGTGGCCGCGCACCGAACTGCTGCGCGGCACCGCAATCGCGTTCCTCGGCATCAAGGACTGGCGGTTCGTCGCACCGATCTTCCTCGGGGACACGATCTTCGTGAACTACTCCGTCGCGGACATGCGGGATTCGAAGTCCAAACCGGACCAGGCCATCGTGACCTTCGACGTCGAGGTGGTGGACCAGGACGGCCGCGTGTGCCAGCGAGGGCAGAAGGTCGAGCTGCTGTCCAAGGTGCCGCTCGACGGCGTCACCGCGAGCGAGCGGACCGCCGGCTGA
- the hisD gene encoding histidinol dehydrogenase — translation MQITPAEADHLGPLTWIKKPAVDGPPAQRHPQVVERVSEILADVERHGLDAVRRYARELDGWTGELEISAAELARSGDALPEDVRSSLETGCDRTRRFALAQREHLVDFEIELAPSVVGGQRYVPVNRVGAYLPAGRFPLLASAFMTVNVAKAAGVPTVLACTPPTGEHGAHPAVLYGAHLSGADRVFAVGGVQALGALAFGLLGEQPVDMLVGAGNAFVTEAKRQLFGQVGIDLLAGPSEVAVLADETADPEWVAADLLGQAEHGPNSPAALITTSELLGREVAAAIERQLAGLSTREVAGPAWRDFGSIIVASDPAQAVAVSDVLGPEHLEIQTADDDYYLKELTNYGSLFLGRWSTVAYSDKGIAGTNHVLPTGKTARYNAGLSVSRFLKPLTYQRARREGTAYLAPAVERISAFEGLAAHEATATIRIEEIGRHSGAFEGTPAVDRH, via the coding sequence ATGCAGATCACTCCCGCGGAAGCAGATCACCTCGGCCCGCTGACCTGGATCAAGAAGCCGGCCGTCGACGGGCCTCCCGCCCAGCGCCATCCCCAGGTCGTGGAGCGTGTTTCGGAGATCCTGGCCGATGTCGAACGGCACGGCCTCGACGCCGTCCGCCGCTACGCCCGCGAGCTGGACGGCTGGACGGGTGAGCTGGAGATCAGCGCCGCCGAGCTGGCTCGCTCCGGGGACGCTCTCCCCGAGGACGTGCGGTCCTCCCTGGAGACCGGCTGTGACCGGACCCGCCGGTTCGCCCTTGCGCAGCGCGAGCACCTCGTCGACTTCGAGATCGAACTCGCTCCCTCGGTCGTCGGCGGACAGCGCTACGTTCCGGTCAACCGCGTCGGCGCCTACCTGCCCGCGGGCCGTTTCCCCTTGCTGGCCAGTGCGTTCATGACCGTGAACGTGGCGAAGGCCGCGGGCGTGCCGACGGTACTGGCCTGCACGCCGCCCACCGGTGAGCACGGCGCACACCCCGCGGTGCTCTACGGTGCCCACCTTTCCGGCGCGGACCGTGTCTTCGCGGTCGGTGGAGTCCAGGCGCTGGGAGCGCTCGCGTTCGGACTGCTGGGCGAGCAGCCGGTCGACATGCTCGTGGGCGCCGGCAACGCGTTCGTCACCGAAGCCAAGCGGCAGCTGTTCGGCCAGGTCGGGATCGACCTGCTCGCCGGTCCCTCGGAAGTGGCCGTGCTCGCGGACGAGACGGCTGATCCGGAGTGGGTGGCGGCCGATCTGCTCGGCCAGGCCGAGCACGGCCCCAACTCGCCGGCGGCTCTGATCACCACGTCCGAGTTGCTCGGTCGTGAGGTCGCGGCCGCGATCGAACGGCAGCTGGCGGGCCTGAGCACCCGCGAGGTCGCGGGCCCCGCCTGGCGCGACTTCGGCTCGATCATCGTGGCGAGCGATCCCGCGCAGGCCGTGGCCGTGAGCGACGTCCTCGGCCCCGAGCACCTGGAAATCCAGACCGCGGACGACGACTACTATCTCAAGGAACTCACCAACTACGGTTCCCTGTTCCTGGGACGCTGGTCCACGGTGGCCTATTCGGACAAGGGCATCGCCGGGACCAACCACGTGCTGCCGACCGGTAAGACAGCACGCTACAACGCCGGCTTGTCGGTGTCGCGATTCCTCAAGCCGCTGACCTACCAGCGCGCCCGGCGCGAGGGCACCGCGTACCTGGCGCCCGCGGTCGAGCGGATCTCCGCGTTCGAAGGACTGGCTGCCCACGAGGCGACCGCGACGATCCGCATCGAAGAGATCGGCAGGCACTCCGGGGCGTTCGAAGGCACGCCCGCGGTCGACCGTCACTGA
- a CDS encoding amino acid permease gives MSQPPERANSAGNTLTTGLKGRQITMISIGGVIGAGLFVGSSAAISAAGPAVLISFLLAGALVVLVMRMLGEMAVANPDTGSFSTYADRALGRWAGFSIGWLYWWFYVLVIPIEAIAAGKILGGALGLPTWLPALVVILLLAGSNLLAVRNYGEFEYWFALLKVVAIVGFLIIGILALTGVLPASDSSGVSHLWDRGGFAPQGAVAILTGLLTAMFAFQGSEIVTIAAAESSEPKRNIKKAIRAVVWRLSLFYLGSVFFVVCLVPWDSPDLEQGSYQAALERVGIPGASWIMDVVVVIAVCSCLNSAIYTASRMAYSLAKRGDAPHVLGRTSANGTPRNAVVASTVIGIAAVIANFAVPDVFTYLIASSGAIALMMYLVIAITQYATRRGSRGIAPEAPMWAFPYLTLLTIAGIAVVLVVMAILPGHRLELWLSLGLALVLVAAGVLLQRGSAGTRTASSLRTGTDAGPAAPPERSRS, from the coding sequence ATGTCCCAGCCCCCGGAACGGGCGAACAGCGCCGGTAATACGCTGACGACCGGCCTGAAAGGCCGTCAGATCACCATGATCTCCATCGGTGGGGTCATCGGCGCCGGCCTGTTCGTCGGCTCGTCGGCCGCGATCAGCGCGGCCGGCCCCGCTGTCCTGATCTCGTTCCTGCTCGCCGGCGCGCTGGTGGTTCTCGTGATGCGCATGCTCGGTGAAATGGCCGTGGCGAACCCCGACACGGGCTCGTTCTCGACCTACGCCGACCGGGCGCTGGGACGCTGGGCAGGTTTCTCGATCGGCTGGCTGTACTGGTGGTTCTACGTGCTGGTCATCCCGATCGAGGCGATCGCGGCAGGCAAGATCCTCGGCGGCGCCCTCGGCCTGCCGACGTGGCTTCCGGCACTGGTGGTCATCCTGTTGCTCGCGGGCAGCAATCTGCTGGCGGTGCGCAACTACGGAGAATTCGAGTACTGGTTCGCCCTGCTCAAGGTGGTCGCCATCGTCGGATTCCTCATCATCGGAATCCTCGCACTGACGGGGGTGCTGCCGGCGTCGGACTCCAGCGGGGTCTCCCACCTCTGGGATCGCGGCGGCTTCGCGCCACAGGGGGCCGTCGCGATCCTCACCGGACTGTTGACCGCCATGTTCGCCTTCCAGGGCAGCGAGATCGTCACGATCGCGGCCGCGGAGTCCAGCGAGCCGAAACGCAACATCAAGAAGGCCATCCGTGCGGTGGTGTGGCGGCTGAGCCTGTTCTACCTGGGCTCGGTGTTCTTCGTCGTCTGCCTGGTGCCCTGGGATTCGCCGGACCTGGAGCAGGGGTCCTACCAGGCGGCGCTCGAACGCGTCGGTATCCCCGGTGCCTCCTGGATCATGGACGTCGTGGTGGTGATCGCGGTGTGCAGCTGTCTCAACTCCGCCATCTACACCGCTTCCCGGATGGCCTACTCACTGGCCAAGCGCGGCGACGCACCTCATGTGCTCGGCCGGACCTCGGCCAACGGGACTCCGCGCAACGCGGTCGTCGCGTCCACCGTCATCGGGATCGCGGCCGTCATCGCGAACTTCGCCGTGCCCGACGTGTTCACCTATCTGATCGCCTCCAGCGGGGCCATCGCGTTGATGATGTACCTGGTCATCGCCATCACGCAGTACGCCACGCGCAGGGGCTCCCGAGGCATCGCGCCCGAGGCGCCGATGTGGGCGTTCCCGTACCTGACGCTGCTCACGATCGCGGGTATCGCGGTGGTCCTCGTGGTCATGGCCATCCTGCCCGGTCATCGACTCGAGTTGTGGCTCTCCCTGGGGCTGGCCCTCGTCCTGGTGGCGGCCGGGGTGCTTCTTCAGCGGGGAAGTGCCGGAACCAGGACCGCATCGTCACTTCGAACCGGCACGGACGCTGGTCCGGCGGCTCCGCCCGAGCGATCCCGTTCTTGA
- a CDS encoding IclR family transcriptional regulator — translation MAAGALSRGLGVLQCLIGSPDGVPLARIAESVDLPKSAAHRILVTLVEEGFVRQLEPTGNYALTLKIVSLGLRHLASSTIFELAVPVLARLAAESGQLVRLGLVDGEQLLWVAKSQGARGGLRYDPDHGSEIPFGSSASGLAWLSRLGDDEALRLVARQKPDDRHPAGHNAPRTLTEVQERIQEARATGWARVHDSVEEGISAMAAPLVDPDNGAPLGVVSIAGPSLQFPNARMEELAPSLLATAAELSGLAGGLSQELRAHNQLGVAG, via the coding sequence ATGGCGGCAGGAGCGTTGTCACGCGGTCTCGGGGTTCTGCAGTGCCTGATCGGCTCTCCCGACGGGGTGCCGCTGGCCCGGATCGCCGAGAGCGTCGATCTGCCGAAGAGCGCCGCGCACCGCATCCTCGTCACCCTCGTCGAGGAGGGCTTCGTGCGCCAGCTGGAGCCCACCGGGAACTACGCGCTGACGCTGAAGATCGTCAGCCTCGGCCTGCGCCACCTCGCCAGCAGCACCATCTTCGAACTGGCCGTGCCGGTGCTCGCCCGGCTCGCGGCCGAATCCGGGCAACTGGTGCGGCTGGGCCTGGTCGACGGCGAGCAACTGCTGTGGGTCGCCAAATCGCAGGGCGCCCGGGGTGGTCTGCGCTACGACCCCGACCACGGTTCGGAGATCCCGTTCGGCTCGTCGGCGAGCGGACTCGCCTGGCTGTCGCGGCTCGGCGACGACGAGGCGCTCCGCCTGGTCGCCCGGCAGAAACCGGATGACCGGCACCCCGCCGGCCACAACGCGCCCCGCACACTGACCGAGGTACAGGAACGGATCCAGGAGGCCAGGGCCACCGGCTGGGCCCGCGTGCACGACAGCGTGGAAGAGGGCATTTCGGCGATGGCCGCGCCGCTGGTCGACCCGGACAACGGAGCGCCGCTGGGAGTCGTCAGCATCGCCGGACCGAGCCTTCAGTTCCCGAACGCCCGCATGGAAGAACTGGCACCCAGCCTGCTCGCCACGGCCGCGGAGCTGTCCGGTCTGGCCGGCGGCCTGTCGCAGGAACTGCGCGCGCACAACCAGCTCGGCGTCGCGGGCTGA
- a CDS encoding SDR family NAD(P)-dependent oxidoreductase codes for MADRFAGRRALVTGAGRGIGGAIADRLATEGAEVVVADVDPAQAQAVVKTLQDKGVRAHACTLDVAVPASFDELDQPLDVVVANAGIQTFAPAAELDAADWDRVLDINARGALLTLQLAARLLRDGGSVVTVSSIQALLPNPFSPHYAASKAAVLSLTRSFAAALAPRGIRVNAVAPGRIDTAMSDLGSTETGRLTGQDPAETLARRIAANPLGRIGRPDEVAAAVAFLASDDASYITGECVNVCGGDVMV; via the coding sequence ATGGCGGACCGGTTCGCCGGACGGCGAGCACTCGTCACCGGCGCCGGCCGGGGGATCGGAGGCGCGATCGCCGACCGGCTCGCCACCGAGGGCGCTGAAGTGGTCGTAGCCGACGTCGACCCGGCGCAGGCGCAGGCGGTCGTGAAAACACTGCAGGACAAGGGGGTACGAGCTCACGCGTGCACGCTGGACGTCGCCGTGCCGGCGTCGTTCGACGAGCTGGACCAGCCGCTGGACGTCGTCGTCGCGAACGCCGGCATCCAGACCTTCGCCCCCGCAGCGGAACTGGACGCCGCCGACTGGGACCGCGTGCTCGACATCAACGCGCGAGGTGCCCTGCTCACCCTGCAGCTGGCCGCGAGGCTCTTGCGCGACGGGGGTTCCGTCGTCACCGTCTCCTCCATCCAGGCGCTGCTGCCCAACCCGTTCTCGCCCCACTACGCCGCGTCCAAGGCGGCCGTGCTGAGCCTGACCAGGTCGTTCGCCGCCGCGCTCGCGCCGCGCGGTATCCGGGTCAACGCCGTGGCGCCGGGCCGGATCGACACCGCCATGTCGGACCTCGGCAGCACCGAAACCGGGCGTCTGACCGGCCAGGATCCCGCCGAGACGCTGGCGCGGCGGATCGCGGCCAATCCGCTCGGCCGGATCGGCCGTCCCGATGAGGTCGCCGCCGCGGTCGCGTTCCTCGCCTCCGACGACGCGTCCTACATCACCGGCGAATGCGTCAACGTGTGCGGTGGGGACGTGATGGTGTGA
- a CDS encoding MFS transporter, producing the protein MSTTARRTSVAGGIGNFIEWFDYGIYGFLAVTISTVFFPASDPTAALLATFGVFALPVITRPLGGVVFARFGDRIGRKRTLAIVLIMMSLSTAALGAIPGYATIGVAAPVLLIVARIVQGFSAGGEYAGGAALIAESVPARRRGLMVSLMPSSTGFGLLAGSLFSFVLTRTLTAQELASWGWRVGFLVALPLGVVGLYIRLKLEETEAFRELENREQVARSPVRETLRTQPANVLKVAAITLGQTVCYYVMLVYTPTFLETEHGYSSAASLLTTSIAIAAYAITIPVAGAVSDRIGRKPLLFGASIAVLVLVIPAFLIIPGSAVGIVALLQFAVGGLALGCYSGPLVSTWVELFPTRVRYTGVSLGFNLSVIASVSSPFVLTWLISVTGNDLMPAWYVVVAMAVSLATLFFLPETAPGKTGRDLVRTTDAGSDQRDDERSPSTS; encoded by the coding sequence GTGAGCACCACCGCACGCAGAACGAGCGTCGCCGGAGGCATCGGCAACTTCATCGAGTGGTTCGACTACGGGATCTACGGCTTCCTCGCGGTGACCATCTCGACCGTGTTCTTCCCCGCGAGCGATCCGACCGCGGCACTGCTGGCGACCTTCGGCGTCTTCGCGCTCCCCGTGATCACCCGCCCGCTGGGCGGTGTCGTGTTCGCCCGTTTCGGTGACCGGATAGGGCGCAAACGCACTCTCGCCATCGTGCTGATCATGATGTCGTTGTCGACCGCCGCGCTCGGCGCGATCCCCGGTTACGCCACGATCGGCGTCGCGGCACCGGTTCTGCTCATCGTCGCCCGCATCGTGCAGGGCTTCTCCGCGGGTGGCGAGTACGCCGGCGGCGCCGCTCTCATCGCCGAAAGCGTGCCGGCGCGCCGGCGTGGCCTGATGGTCAGCCTCATGCCCTCCAGCACCGGATTCGGCCTCCTCGCGGGCTCGCTGTTCTCGTTCGTCCTGACCCGCACGCTCACGGCGCAGGAGCTGGCCTCGTGGGGCTGGCGCGTCGGGTTCCTCGTGGCGCTGCCACTCGGTGTGGTCGGGCTCTACATCCGGCTGAAGCTCGAAGAGACCGAAGCGTTCCGCGAGCTGGAAAACCGCGAACAGGTCGCGCGGTCACCGGTACGGGAAACCCTGCGCACCCAACCGGCGAACGTGCTGAAGGTCGCGGCGATCACGCTGGGCCAGACCGTCTGCTACTACGTCATGCTCGTCTACACCCCGACGTTCCTGGAAACCGAACACGGGTACAGCTCGGCCGCGTCACTGCTCACCACGTCGATCGCCATCGCCGCGTACGCGATCACCATTCCCGTCGCCGGAGCGGTCTCGGACCGGATCGGGCGCAAACCACTGCTGTTCGGCGCGTCCATCGCGGTACTCGTCCTGGTCATCCCCGCCTTCCTCATCATCCCGGGCAGCGCGGTCGGCATCGTGGCCCTTCTCCAGTTCGCCGTCGGCGGGCTCGCGCTCGGCTGTTACAGCGGGCCGCTCGTCTCGACCTGGGTGGAACTGTTCCCGACACGCGTGCGCTACACCGGGGTCTCACTCGGGTTCAACCTCTCGGTCATCGCCTCGGTGTCCTCGCCGTTCGTGCTCACCTGGCTGATCTCGGTCACGGGGAACGACCTGATGCCTGCCTGGTACGTCGTCGTCGCCATGGCCGTGTCCCTGGCCACCTTGTTCTTCCTGCCCGAGACCGCTCCAGGGAAGACCGGAAGGGACCTCGTGCGCACGACGGACGCCGGTTCGGACCAGCGTGATGACGAACGCAGCCCGTCCACCTCGTGA
- a CDS encoding LysR family transcriptional regulator yields MTLNQLRAFVAAERLGSFTAAASQLDIAQASVSELIRRLEEELDAVLFHRGARRLSLTAAGQELLPYARRTVDSADEGVRAVHSLGSLGGGTATFGVLRNADYYLLGNLAHTFHRRYPSVKVRLVGLNSAETAASIAAGEIEAGLIVLPVDDDTLAITPLMRDEVLYVSADPAVTARPVTIDKVAAARLVLYDAHYGWADPTRRQLAARAQLAGVHIEPILEIEHVEAALKLVAAGVGDTIASAAVVGSRAFPPGLHTASFDEPMFDTIALARKRGRPLSRATREFARLAEDAISEMRGGATRPDLE; encoded by the coding sequence ATGACGCTGAACCAGCTGCGGGCGTTCGTGGCGGCTGAACGACTCGGCTCCTTCACGGCCGCCGCGTCCCAGTTGGACATCGCGCAGGCTTCGGTGTCGGAACTGATCCGGAGACTCGAGGAGGAGCTCGACGCGGTGCTGTTCCACCGTGGTGCCCGGCGGTTGTCCCTGACCGCCGCGGGGCAGGAACTGCTGCCCTACGCCCGTCGCACCGTCGACTCCGCCGACGAGGGAGTCCGCGCGGTCCATTCGCTCGGGTCGCTGGGCGGCGGCACGGCCACCTTCGGGGTGCTGCGCAACGCCGACTACTACCTGCTGGGCAACCTGGCCCACACGTTCCACCGGCGCTATCCGTCGGTGAAGGTCCGCCTGGTCGGGCTCAACTCGGCCGAGACGGCCGCGTCGATCGCCGCGGGGGAGATCGAAGCCGGGTTGATCGTTTTGCCGGTGGACGACGACACCCTGGCCATCACGCCGCTCATGCGCGACGAGGTCCTCTACGTCAGCGCCGATCCCGCCGTCACCGCGCGTCCGGTGACCATCGACAAGGTGGCGGCCGCGCGGCTCGTCCTCTACGACGCGCACTACGGCTGGGCCGATCCGACGAGGCGGCAGCTGGCCGCGCGTGCCCAGCTCGCCGGGGTCCACATCGAGCCCATCCTGGAGATCGAGCATGTGGAGGCCGCGTTGAAGCTGGTCGCCGCCGGGGTGGGGGACACCATCGCGAGTGCGGCCGTGGTCGGCAGCCGGGCCTTCCCGCCCGGGCTGCACACCGCTTCGTTCGACGAGCCGATGTTCGACACGATCGCGCTCGCCCGCAAGCGAGGGCGCCCGCTGTCCCGCGCAACCCGGGAGTTCGCCCGTCTCGCGGAAGACGCCATCAGCGAGATGCGGGGTGGCGCGACGAGGCCCGACCTGGAGTAA
- a CDS encoding N,N-dimethylformamidase beta subunit family domain-containing protein produces the protein MTTPTANGSRPGGDITPEVVSGLPPGAQRVWVEIPHEAGHPAAWCYSDKRSYLPGEEVDLYISTTAAELELRIYRDGWHETTVHTERLASAGFQPVPADAYQSGCDWRVTTSWILPATLRPGPYLVELRDAHQPPDARPLGHHFFVVRNPEQRPGALVQVLATCTWSAYNDWGGASHYFGVHPGTARGRSPVLSARRPWARGQVWLPGNAPRMVNAHRPTGPQPPRYEFAEWAYLNGYAKYYAASGWASFERHFFRWAEARGYEVDLLVQEDLHADPAALTPYRCAVFAGHDEYWTGRMRAHVDDYVAAGGRVARFAGNFMWQIRLDLQRDTQLTYKYDAGRLDPVAGTEAQHLLTGAWEDPAVGNPGATTFGVNALRGMYAGFGAFAPRSSRGYVVFRPEHWSLRDTGLGYADTFGDGAAVFSYEVDGLDYEFRDGLPHPTGTDGAPAGLQIIAMNWSTAAEDAREKDTAYFMLGDGDARYRASIAGEDYTEQTRRRFARGAGMVVSFSRGDGEVFTAGTCEWVNGLRTGDQAITTVTDNVLRHLLGDAPT, from the coding sequence ATGACCACGCCCACCGCGAACGGATCCCGCCCCGGCGGCGACATCACACCCGAGGTGGTGTCGGGCCTGCCGCCCGGCGCCCAGCGCGTCTGGGTCGAAATCCCGCACGAAGCGGGCCATCCGGCCGCGTGGTGCTACAGCGACAAACGCTCATACCTGCCCGGCGAGGAGGTCGACCTCTACATCTCCACCACCGCCGCGGAGCTGGAGCTGCGGATCTATCGCGACGGGTGGCACGAAACCACCGTCCACACCGAACGCCTCGCCTCGGCCGGTTTCCAGCCCGTGCCCGCCGACGCCTACCAGTCGGGCTGTGACTGGCGTGTCACCACGTCCTGGATTCTGCCCGCGACGCTGCGCCCCGGGCCGTACCTCGTCGAACTGCGTGACGCGCACCAGCCACCGGACGCGCGCCCTCTCGGGCACCATTTCTTCGTCGTGCGCAACCCGGAGCAGCGCCCGGGTGCGCTGGTCCAGGTTCTCGCCACGTGCACCTGGTCCGCGTACAACGACTGGGGCGGCGCCAGCCACTACTTCGGCGTGCACCCGGGTACCGCCAGGGGGCGCTCTCCCGTGCTGTCGGCCCGGCGGCCCTGGGCACGCGGGCAGGTGTGGCTTCCCGGCAACGCGCCGCGCATGGTCAATGCCCACCGGCCGACCGGCCCCCAGCCACCTCGGTACGAGTTCGCGGAGTGGGCTTACCTCAACGGTTACGCGAAATACTATGCCGCGTCGGGATGGGCGAGCTTCGAACGTCATTTCTTCCGCTGGGCCGAGGCCCGCGGCTACGAGGTGGACCTGCTCGTGCAAGAGGACCTCCATGCCGATCCGGCGGCGCTCACCCCATATCGCTGTGCCGTCTTCGCCGGCCACGACGAATACTGGACGGGGCGCATGCGCGCCCATGTGGACGACTACGTCGCCGCGGGCGGACGGGTCGCCCGGTTCGCGGGCAACTTCATGTGGCAGATCCGGCTGGACCTCCAGCGCGACACTCAACTGACCTACAAATACGACGCGGGCAGGCTGGATCCGGTCGCCGGAACCGAAGCACAGCATCTGCTCACCGGGGCCTGGGAGGATCCGGCGGTCGGCAATCCCGGCGCCACGACCTTCGGTGTGAACGCTTTGCGCGGCATGTACGCGGGTTTCGGCGCCTTCGCGCCGCGATCGTCGCGTGGCTACGTCGTGTTCCGTCCCGAGCACTGGTCCCTGCGCGACACCGGCCTCGGTTACGCCGACACGTTCGGCGACGGTGCCGCGGTGTTCTCCTACGAGGTGGACGGCCTCGACTACGAGTTCCGGGACGGCCTTCCCCACCCGACCGGTACCGACGGTGCACCGGCCGGTCTCCAGATCATCGCCATGAACTGGTCCACCGCGGCCGAAGACGCGCGCGAGAAGGACACAGCGTATTTCATGCTCGGCGACGGTGACGCCCGTTACCGCGCCAGCATCGCCGGCGAGGACTACACCGAGCAGACGCGGCGGCGCTTCGCCCGCGGTGCGGGCATGGTCGTCTCGTTCTCCCGAGGCGACGGCGAGGTGTTCACGGCCGGGACCTGTGAGTGGGTCAACGGGCTTCGCACCGGCGATCAGGCGATCACCACGGTCACCGACAACGTGCTGCGGCACCTTCTCGGCGACGCGCCCACCTGA